AAGTACTCTAATTCATTCCAAATTTTTGATAACATATGCTTATTTTTTCCCAACCAAGAAAACAAATTAAAAGGATCAATATTATTAAGAAGATCAGAAAAAAATTGTTCATATTGTTGTTCTAAATAGTAAGCCTTTAATGAAGGTTTATGAAATAAAACCGTTGGTTTACTATTTTTTGCAGTAAAAAGGAAAAGGTCGTTTTTTAATTTATGAAAGTTCTTCACCACTAGCTCTAATTCGCTATTTTCCAATTTCCACACCTTAACACCAGAACAGTGATCAACAAAGCAACAATAAATTTCTTCATCCTCTTTCATCCCCTTAGATTATTCTTTTTATTTAAAACTAATATCTCAAATAATCCAACCCTTCATTTTAATCATACGCTTTTCCATATGATTTTCAACTGTTTTTTTAATTGGTATCAAATATACATTGATAAAGTATTACAGAGATCGGTCAAAAAATACTTATGTTAAAATCAAATTCGATAATTTTTGTTATCTTTAAATTACTTATATCCTCTTTTTCTTTTTTTATCTGTATCGTGGTACAATTATGTTTGAATGGTTTCGGTCTATTTTTAGAAAATTTCTATGTTGAATTGAAGTAAACGAATATTCTATTATTATAACATTGTGTAAATATTTCATGAGGATAAGGAGGTTCTCAGAATGAATCTTCGATCTTTGGTTGAAATTGTGAATAAAGGACAGTTTATAAGACCAATTTTGAACTATGTTGTTCATTACTTAGAAAGTGATAGAGCAGATAAAAATAAAAGCGTTGTCAATTACATAAACGTTTTGAAATTAAAATGGGATGTTAAATACGATGAAGCCCTTGAGATAATAGATGAAGAGTTACAGGGATTGAAAAAAGGTGGTTTGCATTGTCTTTTTTTGGATCAAAAAATTTATATATTGAATAGAATTAAACAAAAAGAGGGCGTTAAAAAAGTATTCGACGAACTAAAGGATAATTTTGATAATATACCTGTTTATGTCAGAGGCCTTATTGTAGAAACTCTAAAAAATATACATGAATTGTATTATGAACCCGATGAAAGTATGGAAAAGATAAGATATTGGAGTAAGAATTATGAACAAAACCTTGGTGATAAAGGTTTCATATTACTATCAAAAGCAAGAGGAAAAAAGAACGAAGAAAGATACGATGAAGCCATTTCTTTAAACATCAAAGCATTTAAGGTTTTAAAAACTATTCCACATCCTTCTGGTATGGTGCAAGCTTTAAATAAGATATCTTGGTGGTTGAAAGATGTAAACAAAGAAAAGGCTTTAGCTTTTACTTTTCCATTAGGATTCTACCTTGGTTACTACTTCGATGATAATAACTTTAATGTTTTCAATTCCCTCGATACTATGTTTCAAGTACAGAAGAATAACAAAGATCCTTTGGTTTATGAGACCGCTTTTATTTTTTCACGCTTAGTTTCATCGTTGAGTGGTGATAAGAAAAAAATAATATGGAATGAGTTTGAATATACAATTCACGATGTCAGACGTCTTGTTTTAAATATTAGAAATAGAAATTACTTAAACACAAAAACATTGAGGGCTTTCATAAGAAAAGAGATAGGAAAAGAAAAGATACCCATCGATTCAATGAACATTTCTGAAAGAACGTTGAAAGAGTTTTTATCTGCAAAGACAAAGTACATTCAACCAAATACCTTGAGAAACATATTAGATGCTCTTGAGTTTAAAATCAACACATCCACACCTATATGTATAATCAAAGAACTGAAAAAGAAGGATATAGATAAAAAGTTTGAGATAAACCTTGAAAAGTTTAAAAACCTTCCGAAAGGAAGACAAATATCAGAACTCTTTACCTCTTACCTCGTTCATTACTACAAAGAAGAGATTGATCTAAAAAAGATAATTAAAGAGATAGAAGATGACAGTTTAATTGAAGAAAGATGCGATTACTACACGAAAGAGTTAATAAACTCTATCTTTGAAAGAAATCCAAAGATAAATTTTGATTCTTTACTAACAACCGTTCAAAAACCAAAAATCTACACAAACAAAAATATAACCTTCAAAGAACATCCTTTTTATTTGGGAAGGAAAGAAGTTGTAAAAAGGTTTGTGAGGGACTTGGATAAAAAGAATTTAAAAGAGTTCATTGGAAATTACATTGGTCTTGATATAAGACAAAAAAAGACAGTAGAAAAATTCATAATGAATTACGGTAGGTACTACGATTTAAAAGATATACCAAAAGAATTCACACCGAAAGTACCAAAAGAGATTAATCCATTCGTGAAAAAATACACGTTGAAAAGAAAACCTTCTGCTATTTCTTTTTATGTGTTTGAAGGGGAAGAAAGAGGAGAGTTTGTGGAAATTACCGGCAATTTTTAATTGAAAAAACGCCCATTTAGGGCGCATTTTCGGAAATTATTTTATTACTTTCATTCATTCAACACCCCAACTTAGTTGGGAAGAAAAGGGTTTAGCTTTTGACAGATGCTATATTTTCCTGTGATGTTTTTGGTTCTTTTATTGGTTTTTTTAAATCGATTCCTAAAAATTGGCTCATGTAGAGATTGTAGTAAAAGCCTTTATTTTTCATGAGTTCTTCGTGATTTCCAGTTTCTACAATGGAACCATGATTCATTACTAAGATCGTATCGGCATTCCTGATTGTAGATAATCTATGAGCAATGATAAAGCTTGTTCGCCCTCTCATCAATTTTTCCATAGCTTGTTGTATTAATGTTTCTGTACGTGTGTCAACAGAGCTGGTTGCCTCATCCAAGATCAAAATTTTAGGGTTTGCAAGGAAAGCTCTTGCGATGGTTATCAATTGTCTTTGACCTTGTGATAGGTTCGAAGCTTCCTCATCTATTATTGTGTCGTAACCATGGGGTAATGTTCGAACAAAATGATCCACATACGCCGCTTTAGCAGCATGGATGATCTCCTCATCAGAGGCATCTTCTTTACCGTATGCGATATTTTCCTTTATCGTGCCTCCGAATAACCAAGTGTCTTGAAGAACCATACCAAAGTTTTTTCTGAGGTCTGATCTTCTCATTTGCCTAATATCAATGCCATCCAACGTGATTCTTCCATCTGTGACATCGTAGAATCTCATTAGAAGGTTGACAAGTGTAGTTTTTCCAGCGCCTGTTGGTCCAACTATCGCTACATTTTCCCCAGGATAAACATTTAAGTTCATACCCTCTATCAAAGGTTTTTTAGGATCATAACTGAAAGATACGTTTTCAAAGGCTATTCTTCCTTTTATTTCAGGTAATTCTACAGGTTGGACTGGATCAGGAAGTTCGTCCTGTTCATCTAGGAGTTCGAATACTCTTTCTGCGGAAGCTACAGTTGATTGTAAAATATTTATAATATTAGCTGTTTGAACTATTGGTTGGGTGAACATTCTTGAGTACTGAATGAACGCCTGTACATCTCCAAGTGTCATTAGACCGTTTGCTACCCTAAGTCCACCGATAACGCTGACAGCTACGTAGTTAAGATTGTTTAGAAAAGCTATTGCAGGTCTTATTATGCCTGATATGAACTGAGATTTGAAACTTGCTTGGTATAATCTAGCGTTTTCGTTGTCGAATGTTTCTTTAGCTTCTTTTTGTTTGTTGAAAACCTTTACAATGTTATGGCCTGAATATGTCTCCTCTACATGACCGTTGAGTTTTCCCGTACTGTCCCACTGCGTTTCAAACTGTTTCTGAGATTTTTTTACAATGAACATTGTGACAATCAGAGATAAAGGAATCAGCGTCAAGGCTATTAATGTGAGCAATGGACTTATCGTTAACATCATAACTATTACACCGATTATAGTGACAGTAGCTGTTATGATCTGTGTTAACGTTTGTTGAAGCGTTCTTCCTATATTATCAATATCGTTGGTTACTCTACTGAGAATATCACCGTGGGAATGACTATCAAAATATTTAAGTGGTAGTTTTGCTAGTTTGTTATCAACATCTTTTCTTAGCCTATAGATGGATTTTTGAGAGACACCCGCCATTAGATATTGCTGCAACCACTTGAAAAGGGCAGATAAGCCGTAAATTACCAATAGGGTTAATAAGATTTGTACGAGTTTGTTATAATCCACTCCCTGGCCTGGCACTATGTTCATTGGCCCAATCATTTCAGCAATTTGATCATTCCCGGAGAGTTTAAGCATTTGTATAGCTTGTTCTTTTGTCATATTTTCAGGCATATTTTTGCTTATTATACCTTCGAATAACACATTTGTGGCGTTTCCTATTATCTTAGGGGCTGTTATCATAAAGACCGTAGCTAAAACGGCAAAAGAAACAACGAACAAAATAGGCACTAATTGAGGTTTTAAATATCCAAGTAGTCTTTTTAAGGACCCCCAAAAATTTTTTGGTTTTTCTCCAGGGGTTGCTCCTCGTCTACCCATTCCCATCCCCATAGGTTTTTTAGTTGAACTGTTAGGAGTTTTTGGATTATTGTGACTCATGCTGTTTCCTCCTCTGGTAACTGGGATTTTACGAGCTCTCTATATACTTCACATGATTGCATAAGATCTGAATGTTTTCCTTGTCCAGCTATTGTTCCGTCGTCGTTTAGAACGATTATTAAGTCTGCATTAAGTATGGTACTTACCCTTTGAGCTACGATTATAACTGTGGCGTTTTTAGTCTCTTCCTTTAAGGCTTCACGAAGATTCGCATCGGTTCGGTTATCCAAAGCAGAGAAACTATCGTCGAATATATAGATCTTTGGCTTTTTGACAATTGCCCTTGCAATAGATAGACGTTGCCTTTGACCACCGGAGAAGTTCGTTCCTCCTTGATCAACTGGAGCTTGTAGTTTATCAGGTAATTCTTCTACAAAATCCTTCGCTTGGGCTATTTCTAAGGCATGCCACATTTCCTCTTCCGTTGCATCTTTCTTACCATATGCTAGGTTGGAAGCTATCGTTCCACTGAATAGATAAGCTTTTTGAGGTACAAAACCTAGTGAGTCTCTAAGGTTTTCCATCGACAGTTCTCTTATGTCTACACCGTCGATTTCTATCTTCCCTTCGGTGACTTCGTAAAAGCGTGGGATCAAGTTTATAAGAGTGCTTTTACCGCTTCCGGTGCTACCAACAATTGCGGTAGTTTTGCCAGGTTTAGCCTCAAAAGAAATATTTCTTAGTACGGGTTCCTCAGCGCCTTCGTATTTGAATGTCACATTTTTGAAGGAGATAGTGCCTTTTTTACTTTTTAAAATAACTGGTTTGTCTGGTTCATTAATTGTAGGTTCTGTTTCTAATACCTCTTTGATACGATCGGCAGATGCTTCTGCACGAGGCCACATGACAAACATCATCATTGCCATCATTATTGATATGAGTATTTCCATGATATATGTTAAGAAGGCTGTCAAGTTGCCTATTGGCATTGCTCCACTGTCTATTCGCATTGAACCGAACCAGAGAATACTAACGGTTGAAAGGTTCATAATAAGCATTAGAAGAGGCATACCTAATGCTAGTAATCTGTTTACTTTTATGGAGGTTTGGGTTAAATCGCTATTAACTTTATCAAATCTTTTTTCTTCACTTTTATCTTTCACAAAAGCCCTGATAACACGTACACCCATTAATTTTTCACGTAGAACACGGTTGACGTTATCGAGCTTTATTTGCATGCTTTTAAATAGTGGAATTGCCTTACGCATTAGAAAGAATACAACAATTCCCATCAGTGGGATTATCACTAAAAGCGAAGTAGAAAGGACAACGTCTTGGCGAATAGCCATAAAAGCACCACCTATTGCCATTATGGGTGCAAGAATCATCACATTCAACATTATTAATACCAACATCTGAATTTGGTATACATCATTCGTGTTTCTCGTTATTAGCGAAGCGGTTCCAAACTTGTCTATATCGTTCTGAGAGAAACTAAGTACCTTATAGTAAAGATCTCTGCGTAAGTCCTGCGCAAATTTTGCAGAGATTCTTGAGGCAAAAAATGTCGCCCCTACAGCAGCACCAACGAGTAATAGGGAAAATAACAACATCTTCCCTCCCGCTTGCATTATATAAGTGAGGTCTCCTTTGGCAACACCGTTGTTGATAATGTCTGCATTTAAGTTTGGAAGGTATAAGTTTGAGACAGCTTGGACGGTGAGTAACACCAATGCCAAAATTACCTCTTTATAATACTGTTTTAAATATTTGCTTAGTATGGTTTTCATCCTTGATCTTCTCCTTTTTGTAAATGTTTTGATAGGTTGTTGGATATTTTTTTTAGTAACTCGTTAAAGGTGTTGAGTTCTTCATCTGATAACCCTTCAAAGCTGTATCTAACGATCTTTGAGAAGGATGTTTTTAAATTTTTTATTTCTTCTTCTCCTTTTTCAGTTAAGAACATCTGAAGTGTGCGCATGTCATCAGGATCGGATTTGCGAAGTATGAGCCCCATTTTCTCCAATCTTTTGAGAATCAACGATACGGTTGGGGGAGCTACGTTCATGAGCTTGGCAAGATTTGTTTGATTTATACCAGGGTTTTTCCAAATGTACCATAAACAGACTCCTTGTCCAGGATAGACATCTTTTTCTGCCATAATTTTGAAATTTAACTGTCTTTGGAGATTCATCACTTGAAAGAATTGTTGGACAACGTTGATCGTTGATGGATTGAGTTCATCAAAGGGGAAATTTTCTGTGCAAAGTTTTTTGTCTTTCATTTCTTTTTTCTCCTCTTCTTTTCTCTTATAGTTAGATTGCAGTTTTTAGAGATTCTAAAACTTATTTTTAGCGCTCTTTCACCCCGCTCCCCACCCGTGAGGAAAAGAGTCTTTATTAGCGCCCCTTCGCCCCACAGCCCGCCCATTTAAGGAAGGGATCTGCGGTCCCTTAAACCCTGTGGAGTGAGGGCTTCGCCCTGTGACCCTTTTAAAAGTCGAGCGTTTTTTGTGAGTTAATTGTTTGTATAGTTTTCTTGTAAACTTTGCTTAGTCTTTATTAGCGCCCTTCCCCCGCTCCCCACCCATTTAAGGAAGGAGCTTTACCCTTTCACCCCGCTCCCCGCCCATAAGGAAGAAAATCTTTATTTCTTCATTTTCATTCGGCAGCCCGCCCATTTAAGGAAAAGATCTGTAGTTTCAAAGACTGCGTCAATCTTCTATTAGTATGCTAATAATTAACTTACTAACTATTAGCACACTAATAGTTAGTATACTATCTTTTTTTGAAATATCAAGTTTTTATTTGAAATTTTGATTAATAGTTTATATCTTTTGAATGAGTCGAGGGGGAGGGGGAGAGATTAATACTTCGCTTAGAGGAGTTACTGAGCAAAATTTCCCAATTTTTAAGGAGCAAGCTGCTGAACCAAGAGGGGAAAAATTTCTTTGACGGTTTTGATGTTGTGTTGTAGAGTATTACTTTTTTCATTCCTTTTGTGCAGACTGTGGAGCGAAGGGAACTTAAACCACCATTAAAAATGCTGACAAGAAGAGAAATTTATAAAATTAAGCATCATAGTAATATACTGGCCAGTAATATACTCACCAGTATATTACCAGCCGGTATATTATATCACAATATAATGATTTATATTCAAATCTATTATATCGAATGCGTTTTTTATTTTGTTAGACCAGTTTAGATTTATGGGGTGTTCTATTCTTGTGGAGATGACTGTTTCCAAGTTGAGTATGTTGGCTAGGTCGTAGTGTTTTTTTAAGTTGGTTAGTCCACCAACTTTGGTGATATCTAAGACGACTCCTGAAGCAATATTTGATACTCTGATAATATCCTCAGGTTGTTCGATGGATTCATCCCAAAAAATTGGGTAGTTTATTTGTAGATTGCTTAAAGTATTTTCTTTATACTTCGGGGTTGGTTGTTCTAAAGCCATAGTTTCAGAGGTTTTCAAAAGTTTTAGAATTTGTCTGATTTCATGGTGGGAGAATAAACCTCTCAGGTCAATCCATAGTTTTTTACCTTTGAAGAGTTTCAATATTTTTTCAAACTCTGTGAGCAACGGTTTTTCTAAGAACTCTATTTTTATAATTTTTTCATCTTTTTGAATTTCTGGAAGTAAGTCAAATATATTAATGCCTTTTTTCCAAAAAATTCTAAAGAGAGATTCCTGCGAGATACTTTTTTTAGTCGGGAAGAGCAATTTTGCTGGATCGTAATTGTATTTGTTTGTTAGGTAGTCAAAGATCGCTAAAAAAACAGCGGTTTTTGAAGAGTTGTCTCTTTTTATCTTTTCATTGAATTTTTCTTCGATGTTGGGTAGGTTTTCAATATCATCTTCCATTTCAAATAGATCTCTAATTAATTCCAATATCGCCATGGTAGTTTTAAATGTCTCACCAAAATAGTAATTGGGGGTAGCTGCCCCAACCCCCTGAATTCCTTGTTTGTCTATGAATTTAAATATAGCATGCTCTTGCCATTCTATATTTAGATTTTTTAAGATCGTTCTTTCTTGCCAGTAGTATACGTCTCTTTTTCTTTCTTTCATGAATTTTCAGCCCTCTTAGTATATATTTTGCATTAGTAAATACCAAAATAAGGAAACTAATATTGCATAGGTTGGCGATAAGATTAGCTCTTTTATATTTTTTTCTTTTACAAAGATAAGTTTGTATGCTAATCCGGCGCCTACTGCTATAATGGACCAAAGGTAGTTTTGAGCCATCATAAAAATGAATATCGCTAACCTTTCCGATGCACCGATTGTGTCTTTTTTTTCTTTTTCAAATAGGTTGAAAGTTCTGAATAAGAAGCTTCCAAAACTTGTTGTTACGATCATTCCTACAATATAGAACTGAAAGACGTTAGATAAGAAAGAATCTTGGAAAAAGCTTCTGAATAGGTATGACCAGATTAAAAAGGCCCCTAAAAATATGATTTCAAAGTAGATGTTGGTGTTTTGGTTTTTTATTCTTAGTAAGTCTATACCTATATGAAGAAGGATGGAGAGTGAAACTATTAAAAGCATCCATCCCGTTAACATATCAAAATTGAAAGCTAAAAAGACCAATAAAACCCAGATTAGATGTTTATAATAACTGGACTTTTCCAAGAATTTATCAGAATAAACGTTGGTAAAGGCAAAATCAGATACAAAATGGCTTAAAAAGAGAGTCATTGAAAACATAGTATACCTCCATTATTATTCCCAGTAATTTCTTTCGACGACTTTTAGTCGTGAGAAGTCTCCTTTTTTTCTTCCTACCTTTGCACAGGGTTTACCATCGACTTCTACTATATCTGCTGTGAAGTCGATTTTTTGTTTCAGCAACGATGATCCTACACCGTATAGATCTACGGGAACTTCAAGGGTTTCAAATAAATCGATTTTTTCTTGGTTAAATCCCCCTGAGACCATTATTTTTAAATTGTTCATTCCTAGTTCATCGAATTTTCTTCTCGCCCGCCATACCATCTCAGGGTTAACTCCTAAAGATGATTTGTCTTTTGGAATGACAGATTTATCTCTTAAGGATCCAGATGTGTCAAATCTAACGGCCCAAATTTTGTCTTTTCCTTCACCAACTATTTTGGACAAATCCCCTCTATCAATATTGGGTTTTTCATCGTATATGTGTTCATAAAACTCTTCTGCTACTTTGATGGTAGTTCCAATAACGTCGTTGTCCCAGTCTACTAACACCATTCTATTTACATGACCATCTATATATTTGTTAAAAGCTATAGCTGCGTCCGAGGTGTTTCCATTGTAAGCGGCAATTAAAGCATGGGGTATGGTTCCGAGAGATTCAACTCCCCAATAATCAGCGTTTGCATCGGTAGATACTCCAAAGGCGCCGGCTTTCAAGGCGGCATAACCGTCAGTTGTTTGAACCCAAAAATGATCAAATCTTGCGCTAAAAAACAAAATCGGTTTTCCTTTAGCGGCGTTGACAACTTTTTTTACAGCGGTAGCCGTGCTGGAAGCCCTTGCCATTACCCCTAAAAGAAGTGTTTCCAGATGTCCAAAAAAAGCAGGATTACCCTTGATTACGAACACAGGCTCCATATTCTTTGCTTCGTCTCCATCGTTCAAAGCAAGTACTTCTATTTCGTCCCATTTATCTACCCATAAACTGTTTAGTAGCATCCTAAGGTCCCATTTTTTATTTGTACAATTTAGAAGTTCTTCTTTGTCCATTCGTGTAGAGGCGTCTTGTATTGCTCTTTCTATGGTTAAAATTTCATCAAAAATCTCTTTTGCTTTTTCTTCATCTTTGTAGTAACCTGTTCCATAAGTTAAAAGGGATAGTGCTTCATCTATTCCAACTACTACACAGTCTGCTCTTGGAAAAAATTGGTAAGTTACATTTACTTTTCTCTTGTCTTTCTTTAGGACTTCTACATACCTTGTAAAGTATTTGTCAGTGTAGTACCCCATTCTTATTTTGTCGATGGGTACTTTGAAGAGCTTTGGATGTAATCTTTTATTTGTTTCGTTTAAATCCATTTTTTCCACCTTCTGATAAATTTTTTCGCCGTCTTGTGGCGCTTTTAAAAATAGATTGTTAGTTTTGTAAAATGATTTTTAGGTTTTTTTATGTAAGCTCCGCCTAGTCTTTATTTGCGCCCCTTCGCCCCGCAGCCCGCCCATAAGGAAAAGGAACTTTACCCTTCACCCATTTCTCATCTTTCTAAATCGAGTAGATATTTTTTCCATTTGATACTTGGACTAAACTTTCCTATACTGCCATCGCTTTTTATTACCCTGTGGCATGGGATAATTATGGGTAAAGGGTTGTTCTTCATCAAATTTCCCACCGCTCTGTAAGCTTTTGGATTTCCAGCTTTTGATGCCAATTCTTTGTAGGTAATTACGCTTCCCTTTTTTGTGTTATACAAAGTTTCATAAACCTTTTTTGCAAAAGCTGTTTCACCAGGGAAATCAAATATTTTTTTTGGGATTTTTGGGAGATCTCCAAATAGATATTAATATATTATATCAAAATGTTTCTTTGTTTTTGAATTGTAATAATTCTCATTTTTATTAGCGCCCCTACGCCCCGCTCCCCACCCTTCTTTTTGAAAGGTTAGCTTTATTTTAGTTATCTTGTCATTTTTTACATAG
The sequence above is drawn from the Petrotoga miotherma DSM 10691 genome and encodes:
- a CDS encoding ABC transporter ATP-binding protein, with product MSHNNPKTPNSSTKKPMGMGMGRRGATPGEKPKNFWGSLKRLLGYLKPQLVPILFVVSFAVLATVFMITAPKIIGNATNVLFEGIISKNMPENMTKEQAIQMLKLSGNDQIAEMIGPMNIVPGQGVDYNKLVQILLTLLVIYGLSALFKWLQQYLMAGVSQKSIYRLRKDVDNKLAKLPLKYFDSHSHGDILSRVTNDIDNIGRTLQQTLTQIITATVTIIGVIVMMLTISPLLTLIALTLIPLSLIVTMFIVKKSQKQFETQWDSTGKLNGHVEETYSGHNIVKVFNKQKEAKETFDNENARLYQASFKSQFISGIIRPAIAFLNNLNYVAVSVIGGLRVANGLMTLGDVQAFIQYSRMFTQPIVQTANIINILQSTVASAERVFELLDEQDELPDPVQPVELPEIKGRIAFENVSFSYDPKKPLIEGMNLNVYPGENVAIVGPTGAGKTTLVNLLMRFYDVTDGRITLDGIDIRQMRRSDLRKNFGMVLQDTWLFGGTIKENIAYGKEDASDEEIIHAAKAAYVDHFVRTLPHGYDTIIDEEASNLSQGQRQLITIARAFLANPKILILDEATSSVDTRTETLIQQAMEKLMRGRTSFIIAHRLSTIRNADTILVMNHGSIVETGNHEELMKNKGFYYNLYMSQFLGIDLKKPIKEPKTSQENIASVKS
- a CDS encoding ABC transporter ATP-binding protein codes for the protein MKTILSKYLKQYYKEVILALVLLTVQAVSNLYLPNLNADIINNGVAKGDLTYIMQAGGKMLLFSLLLVGAAVGATFFASRISAKFAQDLRRDLYYKVLSFSQNDIDKFGTASLITRNTNDVYQIQMLVLIMLNVMILAPIMAIGGAFMAIRQDVVLSTSLLVIIPLMGIVVFFLMRKAIPLFKSMQIKLDNVNRVLREKLMGVRVIRAFVKDKSEEKRFDKVNSDLTQTSIKVNRLLALGMPLLMLIMNLSTVSILWFGSMRIDSGAMPIGNLTAFLTYIMEILISIMMAMMMFVMWPRAEASADRIKEVLETEPTINEPDKPVILKSKKGTISFKNVTFKYEGAEEPVLRNISFEAKPGKTTAIVGSTGSGKSTLINLIPRFYEVTEGKIEIDGVDIRELSMENLRDSLGFVPQKAYLFSGTIASNLAYGKKDATEEEMWHALEIAQAKDFVEELPDKLQAPVDQGGTNFSGGQRQRLSIARAIVKKPKIYIFDDSFSALDNRTDANLREALKEETKNATVIIVAQRVSTILNADLIIVLNDDGTIAGQGKHSDLMQSCEVYRELVKSQLPEEETA
- a CDS encoding MarR family winged helix-turn-helix transcriptional regulator, which encodes MKDKKLCTENFPFDELNPSTINVVQQFFQVMNLQRQLNFKIMAEKDVYPGQGVCLWYIWKNPGINQTNLAKLMNVAPPTVSLILKRLEKMGLILRKSDPDDMRTLQMFLTEKGEEEIKNLKTSFSKIVRYSFEGLSDEELNTFNELLKKISNNLSKHLQKGEDQG
- a CDS encoding enolase C-terminal domain-like protein — its product is MKERKRDVYYWQERTILKNLNIEWQEHAIFKFIDKQGIQGVGAATPNYYFGETFKTTMAILELIRDLFEMEDDIENLPNIEEKFNEKIKRDNSSKTAVFLAIFDYLTNKYNYDPAKLLFPTKKSISQESLFRIFWKKGINIFDLLPEIQKDEKIIKIEFLEKPLLTEFEKILKLFKGKKLWIDLRGLFSHHEIRQILKLLKTSETMALEQPTPKYKENTLSNLQINYPIFWDESIEQPEDIIRVSNIASGVVLDITKVGGLTNLKKHYDLANILNLETVISTRIEHPINLNWSNKIKNAFDIIDLNINHYIVI
- a CDS encoding nicotinate phosphoribosyltransferase; this translates as MDLNETNKRLHPKLFKVPIDKIRMGYYTDKYFTRYVEVLKKDKRKVNVTYQFFPRADCVVVGIDEALSLLTYGTGYYKDEEKAKEIFDEILTIERAIQDASTRMDKEELLNCTNKKWDLRMLLNSLWVDKWDEIEVLALNDGDEAKNMEPVFVIKGNPAFFGHLETLLLGVMARASSTATAVKKVVNAAKGKPILFFSARFDHFWVQTTDGYAALKAGAFGVSTDANADYWGVESLGTIPHALIAAYNGNTSDAAIAFNKYIDGHVNRMVLVDWDNDVIGTTIKVAEEFYEHIYDEKPNIDRGDLSKIVGEGKDKIWAVRFDTSGSLRDKSVIPKDKSSLGVNPEMVWRARRKFDELGMNNLKIMVSGGFNQEKIDLFETLEVPVDLYGVGSSLLKQKIDFTADIVEVDGKPCAKVGRKKGDFSRLKVVERNYWE
- a CDS encoding methylated-DNA--[protein]-cysteine S-methyltransferase; this translates as MPKKIFDFPGETAFAKKVYETLYNTKKGSVITYKELASKAGNPKAYRAVGNLMKNNPLPIIIPCHRVIKSDGSIGKFSPSIKWKKYLLDLER